Part of the Oncorhynchus tshawytscha isolate Ot180627B linkage group LG07, Otsh_v2.0, whole genome shotgun sequence genome, AGGAATTCCCTAGCACACACGCGCAAACACTGTGCACCTTATCTGACCAATGAAACCAGAAATGAAGAATTGTGACCTATCGGACACAAAAAGGTTCATTCACAAAGCATTAGTATGCCTGGCATGCATGCATCATGTCTGCCTCAGTTATAGATTGAAAACAGTGATTATACAGGAGATCGAGATGTTGCTTTCAAAAAAAAAGACGAGCACAATGTTAATTCTCATTTACATAATTGTGATTCAAGTTAATAGACAATGGTATACTCCTAGTTACAAATCGGATTATATTTTAATTCAATTTGTGTCGGGACACAATGTTACACTTTCTGTCAGACACTATGACAGCCCAAATGACATTACCCAGCATGCACCAGGAAATAGTCTGCCCTCCTGGGATTAGAGAAATGACCTAAAGAGGACATGTAAAAGGACTCTAATTGTCATTTACCTGAGatttgaaaaatctgtcaatttagAAAGAAGTTAAGATCCAATGATTGTGTACAAATTGCAGTGTTTTTCTCCATCGGAATGAATTACTACAGTAGCTGGTCATTCTGAAAATGCATGTATCAATGGACTGTTGTGGTAACCAGACAAAAGAAACGGTCCTCGAGTTTTTAGACAAATTGGAGACAGACACAATAGaccacaacatacagtatgtaatgttGATATAAACAAGGCTAGAGCTCTCTCTGGTGGCAGAGACACAGTACTGTTGATGAAATGAACCATTAGGAAGATCCCTTTAACCCCACACGATACCTGTTTCAGACAGCACTCACTCCTGGTTTTAGTCATTAGTAACTTAGAAGTTATAGTAGATCATTATAGTAGTTCATAATGAATGCTTTGATTGAACATGGTCAAACTTTGAGACAGtcacaacttctacccccaagccataagactgcaaaATATTCATTAGACTGTAAAATAGTTCAtgaaatggttacccagactagcTGCACTAACTCTATCTTGCACTGACTTtatgcacactcacaagactatacacagtgtgtacaaaacattacaaacaccttcctaatattgagttgcacccccttttgccctcagaacagcctcaattcgtcagggcatggactctactagGTGTCAAaggcgttccacaggaatgcttcctgcagttgtgtcaagttggctggatgtcctttgggtggcggaccattcttgatacgcaCAGGAAAATGtggagcatgaaaaacccagcagcgttgcagttcttgacacaaaccagtgcatcTGGCACCTACCTCGTTCAAAgtaacttaaatattttgtcttgcccattcatcttcTGAATGTCACATACAGcaccactatatatacacacacacagcgacaacacaaatacacatacacacttttacactcatcaatcatatgctgctgctgctactctgttctctattttactcttattattatctatcctgatgcctagtcactttaccctgccttcatggacATACTGCATGTCCCTCAAacaccttgtacccctgcacattgatctgcgACTGGAAttctctgtatatagctcaatTTTTTCCCTCGTGttaatatttttattattattctattttagaactgcattgttgggaagggctcgtaagctAGCATTCCACAGTaaagtctacctgttgtattcggtacatgTGACAAATCAATTTTGATTTGAACTGTGAAGAGACTGGCTTTCACTACCTGAATTGCTTATCAAGAGCCAgttcacaccctactgttaattTCAATCTTTGAATGCCTGTCTTTCCTGTCAAAGtactaaaacaaacaaattatTATAATAGCAGCCTATCAGTCTTTGAAAATAGGATATACTTGCAATTGAAAACAAGTAATTCAATTATAGACTAAATGATATACATTTCATTCATACTGTCACTGTGTAGCAGgatatgcaaatcaaatcaaatgttattggtaccatatacacatttagcagatgttattgcgggtgtagagaaatgtttcttaaaatgttatttccggctgtatgtattAATGGAAAAGACTTATGAGCTAATAATgtgagaaataacacacacacacacacacacacacacgctaaaacaaatactgcaaagttgcttaggagccatGAACAGGGCGACCATGTCTATCGGCGCCATCTTGCCATGAAGATGCTATTTACAAATGAGTAAAAACCTAAAAGGCAACGAGCACTATGCTATGGAGCCCCTGCCACTTTTTTCATTACAAACACATTGGTTGTCTTACAGCACCCAATTAGAATCTCATTTATTTCTCTCACAATACACCCAGTGCATTTACTCACAGATCAAATCCCTTAGGTTGGGACCATTTGCATAAATTAATAGAGTGGGTTCTGATATGCTGCCCTGTGGGGGATGAATATACAAGCCTGAAAGTGAGTTGGTAAAATGGCTGCCTTACTTTGGGAAAGTAAATTGAGCCTGCTGGCTtctaaacaaacaaaatacagACTGATTTTTTGCTGTTAATGTCTTTTTCATTGTTATTACCGCAATAATACAGTCATATTTTATGGAGATTCTAGTTATGAGGCAATAGGCCTACAGTGATAATGTTCGCCACAGTTCGCAAAATAATGAAGGGGTGTTATCATACTTGTAGGTAACTCTACACCATCCAATGTATTCCTTTTGTAAAATTGCCTAAACTATATCCAAAGTATCTACAAATGAATGGGAAATCCCAAACAATAAACTGGTTTATAACTTCAGACTTCAATCTTGGGACACAGTTTAACCCATAGTAACCGTCACGGTGTCCATCCTGAATGTGGCTAAATATTACTCACACAAAAACTCTGAGTAACACATTTGAGGGcggcatttttttttaaaggagccAAGATCTTGGCTCGATCATCTCAGGACCTTTGTGCTCAGATGAGAAAAAACAACATGTCCCTGCCAAACCCAAATGGCACTCTGAACTATGGCAGTATAGTACAAGGCCTTACATATGATGTAATATTGGACATACACTAGTGTAATACCTGTATTGTTATTGTGTCATTACTTCATTTGTGCGGTTGCTTAGCTTCCCTTGACATATACTCTGAAAATATTTGCTGGATGAATGTCTACCACATGCAAAGTGGCCCACACCACACCCAGCTGTTAAATTGAGACCAGTGGCAGAGGGTGCCAGTACACCCAACCACCACACAATGGCTAATAGATATTGTATagcaatcaatcaataaaataaCTACATAAACACAATATTCTGATGAACGAGACTTAAAGTGCTTTTGCCCTCAACATGATTATTCATAAAAATGTAAGTGATTCCACTGTCCCTTGTTGGTTCATTTCCATAGTGATCACGTCGCATAATATAACGATCAGCAATTTCATGAAAAGCAGCATTAAGAATTGGGTTTAAGGACCCATGGTCACTGGTTTGAAGTACTCATTATGAGGATGGGACAGTGTAAAAGTATTAAGAAAAGGGATGACTGAAAACAGATAATATGAATCAAGCACTCCTTTATTTCCATTGTGTCAGCAATGAAGTACATCAATCGATATCATAAAACCTATACTTTCTCAGTACTCAGGTTAATTTAGACTGCATGTTAGAATCCAGCATAATTACGTTTAGTTACAGCAGACAAAATGGCTCACTTAAAATTGTCATAAAATATCAATGTATGAATTGTACTTAGTGTTTCTCAAATAAATCATTGGACAATCTTGGTTCaataaaatattttcataaaaacTATACAGATTGTGTCTTATTGCACAATGTCCATGCTTAAAAAAACGTACCTGTCAAGGCAAATGACAGTCTATCTGTGGCCGATCTCTTGCCATTTCACGTCAATTTCTAGTAGTCATGTTCAAACAGGGTTGAAAGAAAGTGGACAGGTTGACAATAACAAGAGGAAGAAGGCTGCATCACAataacacatacactacatagcCAGGAGTATGTGGATACATGCTCGTAGActctctcattccaaaatcatgggcatcaatatggtgttggtcccctttactgctataacagcctccactcttctgggaaggcttttcattagatgttgtaacattactgcggggacttgcttccatccagccacaagagcattagtgaggtcgggcactgacgttgggcagctaggcctggctcgcagtcggcattccaattcatcacaaaggtgttcaatggggttgaggtcaggactctgtgtaggccagtcaagttcgtCCACACGGATCttatcaaaccatttctgtatggaccaccCCTTGTGcatgggagcattgtcatgctgaaacaggaaagggccttccccaaactgttgccacaaagttggaagcacagaatcatctagaatgtcattgtatgctgtagcgtaagatttcccttcacttgaactaaggggctgagcccaaaccatgaaaaacagccccagaccattattcctcatccaccaaactttacagttggcactatgcactcATGCAGGTAGTGtactccaaacccagatttgtgagctttacaccactccagacgatGCTTGgaattgtgcatggtgatcttgtgtgtgactgctcggccatggaaacccatttaatgaagcccccaatgaacagttcttgtgctgacattgcttccagaggcagtttggaactcggtagtgagtgttgcaacagattTTTACATGCTACGGGCTTCAGCACTctacggtcccgttctgtgagcttgtgtgaccaaCCACTtttacggctgagccgttgttgtttctagacgtttccacttcacaataacagcacttacagttgactggagcagctatagcagggcagaaatgtaatgaaattacttgttggaaaggtggtgaaggtggtgaaagtcactgatctcttcaggatgggccattctactgccaatgtttgtctatggaggttgCTTGGCTGTGTGATAGATTTCATtaacctgtcagcaacgggtgtggctgaaatagccgaatccaccaatttgaaggggtgtccacatccttctggccatgtagtgtactttcaaaatcttaagACTAAGGAAGAATAATCCTCAAATATTTCATATTGCCCTTTAAACCCATTTGTTTCAGGTAGTGTATACCTACGAAACACAGAACCCTTTCCACAACACCCATCATCTCCAAGGCCCTGCAGCTCAATAAGTTATTTTATTGTAAACATCTGGCCCTTGGCCAAGTGTCCATGCCCACACTGTCCATCAGCAGGCCAGGGTCATGCCCCTGCCTCTGTTCCCACTCTTTCTGGGACTTGCATGCTCTATGCAGCCCGGGCCCCAGGGCCATGTTGGTGAGGTCTACTAGCTCACGGCGTTGGGACAGCATGGTCCCCATGTGCTCCAGCTTGGAGCGGATGTTGGAGTAGTGATACTGACGCTCTTTGGTCAGCTTGTGGAAGCACTCCCTCAGGTTCCCATCAGGGGGCGAGGTACAGTGACGGATTGCAGGGCGACGGTCCACCCCATGGGGGGCGAGGTGCTGCCTGGGGGAGGTAGAGATGGAATCTGAGGAGGCAGCTTCATTCTGGATGTTGTCGGTCTGGTTATTGGTGGTGGCAAAGTGGGTAACTGTAGCCTTGTTGGGGGAGAGGCGGTTAGTGTATGGAGTCAGATCTGTCTGCACTCCACTGTCCACCGTGGTGAAGCTGGTCTGCGTGGAGACATGACAAGGAGTGACGAGGGGTGTGACCAGCACATCCACTGCTGCTGTAACAGTGGCAGGGTCACCTGTAGGCAGGCACTGGGCAGCACTTCCAGACAGGATCTCCTGCATGTGCTGCTGCTCCATCCAGTCTTCCCCTATGGTGGAGGAGTCCGAGACCGGGCTGCTCTTACGGCCCCTCGCCCCAGTGTCCTCTCTGGGGGGCAGCACTGCCACAGCCTGTGCCCGGCTGGGTGTGCTGGTCAGACAGACAATTTTGTCCAATacttccagacagacagactcgaCTGGGGGCCTTTCTCTGGCCGGCTGAGGGGATGACGTGACGGGGAGTTTGATGAGCAGGTGGTCGTAGATGCCACTGAGTCGGGCACTGGCTGGGCCCCTGGTAATAACAGGCATGGACTGGGCATACAGGATGCGGAACTCCTCATCAAAGTTCTCAGTGATCTGGCCAGACAACTCAATCAGGTTGCTGCTGTTTAGTTTACCATCAGTCCAATTGAACCTAAGAATTAACCAAAATGCTTTACAGTTGTATACCCCATTTCAGTCAAATAAGGATGGCTACATCACTTACAGTAGCTTGATTCATACAAGGGGAAAGTATTTAGTAATGTTTTATTGCTTGGGACGTTTTTCAATGCTATACTGTATAATGCCTTGTTAGTAAAGCAGGAAGTCTTTACCTGTAGGAGCCTGTAGCCACTCGGTTCCCATCAATCAACATGAACCGTTCATGTACCTTTCCAGTAATCTTGGCCCCTGATCTCATGAAGTACGTACCACCAGTTATGGTCCTCACTCGCATTTGCTTTAATGAGGAATGAAACAAAAACAGTATGAAATACAAGCCAGTCACTGGTCACTTATAAAACATGCAGACAGCATGATCATGCTACTAAGTAAGTCATAAACAAGCAATGTTTCCACTGATCATGAAAACAATGCATTATATGACCATCAGTttcattttattgaacctttacttaactaggtaTGCATTGAAACTGTAATCATGGCTTATCGGAGATACGACACAAAGGTGGAGTCATCACACCCACATACCAGAAGCTCGTCCAGGCGCACATTGATGTTGTTGCACATTTTGAGGAATGCGGGCACACAGGAGTGTTCCAGCAGGATGTAGACTGGAACTCTGTGCCGCGTGCACGCCTCTTGAAGATCCTTGAATatgtccaggtctgtcagagagTCTGTCACTATAGCAATCACCTGTAATGGTACATCAATCATTGGTTAGTCAAAGCACCATTCAGGTCCGGTTTAGAATTTTAAAGAGGCTGCTCTTCTGACTTACTATTTGTGAGGCAGGGTCACTCTGAATGGGCTCTTATACCTGCTGGTGCCCAAAAACCAGGTCTTAATcaaacattaagaaggaaaaaaacaCTGAGCCAACTCCTCTATTGGCCACACTTTCTCTGTCATGTGTACTTAAATTATCCTCGCTTGCAGTCAACTGTGGTCTGTTGCCATTGCAATCATATGTAAATGCTTGGTCAGCAAACAAATGAGTTTCTCTGACAGGGACAATCAGGCTCATTGTGAGGTGCTTTTAGAACTCCTGCTGATGTCTGACCTCATGTTCTCCAGAAGCAGGTTAGAAATTTGTTGCAACGATGTTTGCATTTCTTGATAAAAATTGTATTTTCTAGTGACCTCTCAAGGATAATAACTCAATAGCGTACAGATCAAGGGCCCTTTGGGGCATTTTCTAAATTGTTATTCTCAAACTGATGCTGCGCAACTATAAGGCCTGAAGCAGAGAGAAATTCAATTTACTGCAACTCAAACCTGATTTCTCCACTTTAGCTGTAAACCTACCTACAGCGCACCTGCACGCATAGGCAGATCAACACCCAAGGCTAAGCCTTAAAAAAAGAGCACACAAACATTGTGAAAAGCATGTTCAGACACATTCATTGATGTACTATTACTGTAGGTGCTCCTCTGAACCACAGACTTGGTAGTTTGGAGCCTTTTCCTCATTCTCTTTTCTGGAACGTCAACTCATCAGGATGGTAAGGAAACTGCATCAAACTGACAGTTCCAACATGTCCAGAAATGTATTGGGTTTGAACATGTGACTAACATTATTGGGGTTCTTTCTTTTGTCTGACCTTTATGAGCAAGTATCTACTGCTCTTCAAAATGGGTAATATAGTTTTCTATAAGAATCTGTGAATtataaaggagaaaaaaaaacaatgctTTTGAGAAGCTGAACATCAAACCGTATAAAGGTTCATCCAGACCTCACAAATATTTATATACCAGACCTTGTCAATCCCCCAGGGAGCACCGTCCGACTCCAACGTCCAGGGACGTTGAAAAGACATACAAATTTGGTCCGTCCATTCTGGCCTTGATTTCAATGACCACAGATGTTTTTTTGGACCGGACTCAATTTAGCCCAAACCAAACATAGGTGTCAGCTAACAATtcttagattggtaaattagtctagcctaCTATCTAACCTTGTAGTAAACATGGCCGAATAACACCGGTTACGTGCCAAggtgccctgacctccagggtgcatggcattgattttgttagtcactcttactaagatatcattaacatggcataagtcaatgcaaaatgtgtagaattgccaacagctttaaaacataaataaatgttTCTCCACCCCAAAATGAGTAGAATATTTataaatgttctctctgccccattgTAAAATGTATAGAACTGCaaaaaacttgctttaaaactgagaAATccagtcagggtctcaacttactgttgtgaGTCATAATAGTTGAACACACAATGTGAAAGTTTGAAATTGGATTGTTTCTCAGCAATTTCTCgattgttatgtcagtcactcaattaaccatgtcagctaacaatgtttagattggtaaataagactagccagctatctaaaccaaATCTCGCTTAGGAGGGCCCATAAAAGACTAGAACCGGCCCTGCATGGCTGGTTTGAATTTTACATTGGAGGTGTGCCAAATTCAGGCAAATACAAAATGGGTCCTTCCATACATGCCTATAACATTAATATGTATCACTAAACAACACACATAAAACTCAACACGTGGTATGCCTATTGGTGACCATTTTAATATTTTGTTAATTTATTACCTCCTTGGCACTTTTTATCATTCTTCTCGCAGCTTCCTTACAACTATAGATGCATTCCCCATAGCTGGGTTGGAAGTGTGCGACAGCGCGAGTGACTCCTCGGTAAGAGCCCGATGTAAAGGCGGGCCAGCCGATTTCCAACAGCGGTGGCTCCACGTCTGAGACCTCTGGGAAGTAAGTCACCGAGGAGCAGTCCATGGAGCTACTTACCGACTGCTCAATGATCACGTCTTCACCCTGAAGGGACGCACAGCGTGGGACCGCCGCAGCACGGCCAATCTGTTTGATCTCGTCATCTGAGAGAAAGTTCGGAATTTGTTCTTTTTTTAGAAAATCCAGAAAGGAATCAACTCCACTTGAAATAAGCTCCTCTAACGCTAATCGGTGCTTTTCGTTGTACAACTCCTGTACATTCAAATAATTTCCCTGTCTTGTTGACGGCCACCTTCCAGGTGAATCGTCCAAACACTGCGATTGAGCCATAATGTTACTATTTAGAATATACAGTAACCATTAAATTAAGGGATCCTCCTATACGTGTGGAACAATGTAGCCAGAAAAAGCACATTTGTATTTTGCGTTGAACTCAGTTCCGGCCCATCCGTAGTAGGCATTGGTTACTCGAAAGTTGTGCAACCAGATTTGTGTACACAGGCCTGCGCTTTAGAGCGCTCTGCTAAACGCGCTCGCTCATTGGCCAGCAGTTTGAATTTGAAGCCAAACAAACCCCAGTATCCAGTATCCACTTTCAAATCACGACCCCAAATTCCCGGACTACCGTAGTATTTTGCAGGCTATATTTTGACACAACGACGGCCTATAGGTAGGCCTGCCCTAAAGTACTGTATATCATATGGtgataaaaaaataagcaaaagCCTATTTGGCTGTAATTGATCATGTCTAGGGTGACCACATTTAAAATACCCAAATGCAGGACAACAGGGCGGGACAGTGTAGTCTACATGAATAATGTTTTAGGAtgcattatttttttaaaattttatttcacctttatttaaccaagtaggcccagttgagaacaagttctcatttacaactgtgacctggccaagataaagcaaagcagtgcgacaaaaaacaacaacagagttacacatgggataaacaaacatacagtcaataacacaatacaaaaaaatctatgtacagtgtgtgcaaatgtagtaagattagggaggtaaggcagtaaataggccatagaggtgaaaaaaTTACAATTTAgtgttaacactggagtgataggtgtgcaagtagagatactggggtaaaagagcaacaacaaaaaataacaatatggagatgttgggtgtgctatttaaagatgggctgtgtacagggacagctgatgcttaaagttagagagggagatataagtctccagcttcagtgactaTTGCAatccgttccagtcattggcagcagagaactggaaggaaaggcggtcaaagCAGGTTTTGGCtttgggatgaccagtgaaatatacttgctggagcgtgtgctacaggtgggcgttgctatggtgaacagtgagctgagataaggcagggcttttcctagcaaagacttatatatgacctggagccagtgggtttggcaacggatatgaagcgagggccagccaacgagagcatacaggtcgcagtggtgggtagtatacggggctttggtgacaaaacggatggcactgttatagactacatccaatttgctgagtagagtgttggaggctattttgtaaatgacattgccgaagtcaatgatcggtaggatagtcagttttacgagggtatgtttggcagcatgagtgaaggaggcattgttgcgaaataggaagccaattttagatttaattttggattggagatgcttaatgtgagtttacagtctaaccagacacctaggtatttgtagttgtccacatattctaagtcagaactgtccagagtagtgatgctagtcgggcgggcgggtagCAATCGGtttaagagcatgcatttagttttactagcatttaaaagcagttgtaGCACCAGAGGTCTATATTGAACAGATTAAAAAACGTAATACATTGTTGAAATGTTCAAATATTTTCTTTGTAAATATAATGTTTAAAGGGTCTagttaacatacagtaccagtcaaaagtttggacacacctactcattcaagggtttttctttatttttacaattttctacattgtagaataatagtgaagacatcaaaactatgaaataacaccaatggaatcatgtaataacccaaaaagttttaaacaaatccaaatatattttatatttgacattcttcaaattagccaccctttgccttgatgacagttttgcacagttttgaaattctctcaaccagcttcatgaggaattattttccaatagtcttgaaggagttcccacatatgctgagcactagttggcagcttttccttcactccaatTCATCCccaaccatctcaaatgggttgaggttgggggattgtgggggccaggtcatctaatgcagcactccatcactctccttggtcatatagcccttacacagcccggaGGTGTGTTTAGGGTCAATGTCCTattgaaaacaaattatagttccactaagcgcaaaccacatGGAATGACATATCACTgtaaaatgctgtggtagctatgctggttaagtgtgccttgaattctaaataaatcacagacagtgtcaccagcaaaggacccccacaccatcacacctccttcttcatgattcacggtgggaaccacacatgcggagatcatccgttcacctactctg contains:
- the LOC112254378 gene encoding protein FAM83D isoform X2, translated to MAQSQCLDDSPGRWPSTRQGNYLNVQELYNEKHRLALEELISSGVDSFLDFLKKEQIPNFLSDDEIKQIGRAAAVPRCASLQGEDVIIEQSVIAIVTDSLTDLDIFKDLQEACTRHRVPVYILLEHSCVPAFLKMCNNINVRLDELLQMRVRTITGGTYFMRSGAKITGKVHERFMLIDGNRVATGSYRFNWTDGKLNSSNLIELSGQITENFDEEFRILYAQSMPVITRGPASARLSGIYDHLLIKLPVTSSPQPARERPPVESVCLEVLDKIVCLTSTPSRAQAVAVLPPREDTGARGRKSSPVSDSSTIGEDWMEQQHMQEILSGSAAQCLPTGDPATVTAAVDVLVTPLVTPCHVSTQTSFTTVDSGVQTDLTPYTNRLSPNKATVTHFATTNNQTDNIQNEAASSDSISTSPRQHLAPHGVDRRPAIRHCTSPPDGNLRECFHKLTKERQYHYSNIRSKLEHMGTMLSQRRELVDLTNMALGPGLHRACKSQKEWEQRQGHDPGLLMDSVGMDTWPRARCLQ
- the LOC112254378 gene encoding protein FAM83D isoform X1, with translation MAQSQCLDDSPGRWPSTRQGNYLNVQELYNEKHRLALEELISSGVDSFLDFLKKEQIPNFLSDDEIKQIGRAAAVPRCASLQGEDVIIEQSVSSSMDCSSVTYFPEVSDVEPPLLEIGWPAFTSGSYRGVTRAVAHFQPSYGECIYSCKEAARRMIKSAKEVIAIVTDSLTDLDIFKDLQEACTRHRVPVYILLEHSCVPAFLKMCNNINVRLDELLQMRVRTITGGTYFMRSGAKITGKVHERFMLIDGNRVATGSYRFNWTDGKLNSSNLIELSGQITENFDEEFRILYAQSMPVITRGPASARLSGIYDHLLIKLPVTSSPQPARERPPVESVCLEVLDKIVCLTSTPSRAQAVAVLPPREDTGARGRKSSPVSDSSTIGEDWMEQQHMQEILSGSAAQCLPTGDPATVTAAVDVLVTPLVTPCHVSTQTSFTTVDSGVQTDLTPYTNRLSPNKATVTHFATTNNQTDNIQNEAASSDSISTSPRQHLAPHGVDRRPAIRHCTSPPDGNLRECFHKLTKERQYHYSNIRSKLEHMGTMLSQRRELVDLTNMALGPGLHRACKSQKEWEQRQGHDPGLLMDSVGMDTWPRARCLQ